The genomic window CCGAAATTGCCGGGGAAGCAGCCCATGTCCTTGGGATTCTTGGGGTCCCGGACGTCCACGATCCGTACGCTGCGGCAGTTGTCGGTGGCCACCGGGTAGGCAAACCCCGACTCGGGATTTAACCCTATGTTGTGGCTGCTGCCAAAGCTGCTGAGATGCGCGGTTTCGTTGAATGTAGCTCCCGGCGAGTCTGTGCGCAGCTGCGTCAGGTCGAAGACCTGCATGCCGTGTCCGTTGTTTTCGGATACGATGAAGGCATGGTCTTTGTAGACCTTCAGGTCCCGCCAGATATCCAGACCCCGTGCCGAATGCGTCTTGAGGTTACCCACCTTTACAGGCATGCAGGGGTTGCTGATATCCACGAAGGCCGTCCCGTTGCGAAGGCCGACCAGCGCGTACTCCTTGCCGGTCGTGGGGTCTTGCCAGCCCCAGCTGTCGTTTGCCTGGGCGCCAAGCTCCTGCGAGCTCATGTGAGCCATCAGGTCCACGGCCTTGCAGTCGTACCTGCCGGCCCTGCCGTTTGAGCAGGCGGTGGCTTGCGCCTGGCAGGCCGCCACCTGCGGCGGCGCTGTCGTGGGGATGGGTCCGAGGCCGCCCAAGCCGGGCGCCGTCAGCCCGCCCATCCCCGTCAGCCCGCCCATCCCGCCGAAGCCGGGTGCCCCGCCGAAGCCGGCGCTGCCCGGCAGGGTTGTTCCCGCAACGCCCATCCCAGCGAGACCCGGCGACCCACCGGACCCGGCAATCCCCTGACCGCCAACGGGGAGCCCTGGCGATCCACCCGGGCCGGCAGCACCTGCCGGTCCAACACCTCCGCCGCCTGGCATCCCCGTTCCGCCAGGGCTACCTGGCAGGACGGCCCCGCCCGACGTGCCGGCCGCCCCCGAGGCCGCTGCTCCCGAGCCGGGCTGTGTCGGCGGGGGACCGGCGGATCCAGGGACCGGGGCGGTTTCGGCTGAACAGGCCGTGGCAAGGGCGGCAGCGCCTAGCAGCAGGGCTGCGCGACGGGCCGGCAGCATGGACTCGCGTTTCATTTCGTCACCTTGAGGTTCATGGTCCCTGAGATTCGTTGTTACCCCAGGTACGTTGGGCCCCCTAGTCCCAGCGTGGTACGGACCGGGGGCTCACCGCGACACCGACTGCCCCTGTGCCGCCCGCAAAGGACTGCACGTGTAGGCAGCCGCAGTTGCCATACCGGCAGCCTATGAATGCGCCTGCAAGGGGGGTTCGGCTCAGGTTTTCTTTCCATGGGCCGAAGTCGCTCTCCGCAACATCGCTATACTGGGCAAGGATGCCATCTAGGACTTGCTGCGTTCGACCCGCGGGCTGTCTGGGCTTGCGCGCTGCCCGGTGGGGGGCCTTGCTGATCGCTGCTGCGATCCTCGCTTGGGGCGGCGGGTTGTCGGCCAACGGGCGCTTTCCCACCGCTCAGCAGCTCCTCGAAGACCCCAAGGATCCACGCCATCTGGTCTTGCGCGCCACCTACGGGGTGCTCACGACCTACGACGCAGGCGCGAACTGGTCGCTGATCTGCGAGGAAGCCGTGGATTATCAGCCGAACGAGGACCCCGTCCTGGGTCTGATGGACAACGGCAACCTCATCGCGTCAACCTTCAAGGGGCTTGCCCTGTCGCAGGACGGCGGCTGCAGCTGGCAGCGTGCCATCGGCGGCGGCATGGAACCGCTCGAGATCGTGGATGTCACGGTCGAGCCCGGCAACCGCACCAACGCCTTTGCCCTCGTGGCGCAGCTCATCCACGCGCAGCAGGCCTATGTGCACCAGATTTGGGCCAGCACCGACAACGGACTGACCTGGCGGGCTCGGGGCAGTCCCTGGGGAGCCGACCGCGAGCTCGTGGGATTCGCCTTCGAGGCGGCCCCGAGCGATCCCAGGCGCATCTACATCAGCGCGACGCAGGCGAGGGGAGTCGGCTTCGAGCTCGACGGAGTGCTGCGCCGTTCGGACGACGGCGGCGTCACCTGGTCGACGTTGCCCATCGCAGGCACCGACAGCTCGCACGTGCCTTACCTGTCGGCGGTGTCACCGAGTAATCCCGACGTGCTCTACGTGCGGGTTCAGGGCAGCGACGACGATGT from Pseudomonadota bacterium includes these protein-coding regions:
- a CDS encoding choice-of-anchor B family protein — its product is MKRESMLPARRAALLLGAAALATACSAETAPVPGSAGPPPTQPGSGAAASGAAGTSGGAVLPGSPGGTGMPGGGGVGPAGAAGPGGSPGLPVGGQGIAGSGGSPGLAGMGVAGTTLPGSAGFGGAPGFGGMGGLTGMGGLTAPGLGGLGPIPTTAPPQVAACQAQATACSNGRAGRYDCKAVDLMAHMSSQELGAQANDSWGWQDPTTGKEYALVGLRNGTAFVDISNPCMPVKVGNLKTHSARGLDIWRDLKVYKDHAFIVSENNGHGMQVFDLTQLRTDSPGATFNETAHLSSFGSSHNIGLNPESGFAYPVATDNCRSVRIVDVRDPKNPKDMGCFPGNFGVHDVQCVNYRGPDPAHAGKEICLSSAESHVAIHDVTDKMNVTRIGRGMYPGRAYTHQGWLTEDHRYFLVGDELDEGQSGGNTKTFVFDMSQLAMPRYVGVYTSSEPVTDHNLYIRENFAFQANYKGGLRILDITGVAQANLNEIAFFDSHPGANDNSMDGAWNVYPFYRSGLVLITGPDLWVVYPNIKGAPGAFER
- a CDS encoding MYXO-CTERM sorting domain-containing protein, with product MPSRTCCVRPAGCLGLRAARWGALLIAAAILAWGGGLSANGRFPTAQQLLEDPKDPRHLVLRATYGVLTTYDAGANWSLICEEAVDYQPNEDPVLGLMDNGNLIASTFKGLALSQDGGCSWQRAIGGGMEPLEIVDVTVEPGNRTNAFALVAQLIHAQQAYVHQIWASTDNGLTWRARGSPWGADRELVGFAFEAAPSDPRRIYISATQARGVGFELDGVLRRSDDGGVTWSTLPIAGTDSSHVPYLSAVSPSNPDVLYVRVQGSDDDVLLQSLDGGKSWQERLRGRAMMAGFALSPDGSQIAIGFGRPLLPRQKTVIDCSLLGVWIASTQDFLFSRVPGLNGSVHCLTWTNHGLYACTGHKDHGFALAVSGDAGNSFVPLMELDAVAGLQACPPTSAVASQCAEPWLRLCPIVGKPCAGQRLDPTTGVNDPNGTLSMCQGVVDAGPPPDAGPPAAGAGAQGPAASGTASPPPLPNAPSSGCGCQTSGTRASGHLLWALVLIGAVVQLLRRLGHSEQEPAGKR